One Desulfobacterales bacterium genomic region harbors:
- the lptB gene encoding LPS export ABC transporter ATP-binding protein, producing MAKLTLENLMKRYRGRQVVDSVSLNIASGDVVGLLGPNGAGKTTTFYMTVGMVKPDGGHVFLNDENITDCPMYLRAQKGVGYLPQEASVFRKLTVEQNIMAILEILSISRAEQKERAGRLLTELGIRHLADQRAGVLSGGERRRLEISRSLATDPSFILLDEPFAGIDPLAVNDIRIIIKQLKKRGIGILISDHNVRETLGVCDSAYILSDGRVIESGPPEKIAASEIARRIYLGDEFRL from the coding sequence ATGGCAAAATTGACACTTGAAAATCTAATGAAGCGTTACCGGGGCCGGCAGGTCGTCGATTCCGTCAGCCTGAATATTGCCAGTGGCGACGTTGTCGGGCTGTTGGGGCCCAACGGTGCGGGCAAAACCACGACTTTTTATATGACCGTCGGTATGGTAAAGCCGGACGGCGGTCACGTATTTTTAAACGACGAGAACATCACGGATTGTCCGATGTATCTGCGGGCGCAGAAGGGGGTCGGATATTTGCCCCAAGAGGCGTCTGTCTTCCGGAAATTGACGGTTGAACAGAACATCATGGCGATCCTGGAGATTCTTTCCATTTCCAGGGCGGAACAAAAAGAGCGGGCCGGTCGGCTCTTGACGGAGCTGGGGATCCGGCATCTGGCCGATCAAAGGGCCGGCGTTTTGTCCGGCGGTGAACGGCGGCGCTTGGAAATCTCACGTTCCCTGGCCACGGACCCGTCTTTTATTCTGCTGGACGAGCCCTTTGCCGGCATTGATCCACTGGCTGTGAACGACATCCGCATCATCATCAAGCAGCTCAAGAAACGCGGCATCGGGATTCTGATATCCGACCACAATGTCAGGGAAACCCTGGGGGTTTGTGATTCGGCCTACATTTTGAGCGACGGACGGGTCATTGAGTCCGGTCCACCGGAAAAAATCGCCGCCAGCGAAATTGCCCGGCGAATCTATTTGGGCGACGAATTCAGGTTGTGA
- a CDS encoding PTS fructose transporter subunit IIA has protein sequence MIGIVIVSHRQLGDALIDAAEFILGEKPAAVAAVSIDLNESVDKLRAKIIDGMKAVDQKAGVLILTDMFGGTPSNLSYSFLEEGRVEVISGVNLPILIKAINTRIEMDLNKLADSLEVYGKTTIRLASGILKGNKRG, from the coding sequence ATGATAGGTATCGTTATCGTATCGCATCGCCAGCTCGGAGACGCGCTGATAGATGCGGCTGAATTCATTCTGGGTGAAAAGCCTGCGGCGGTTGCGGCGGTTTCCATCGATTTGAATGAAAGCGTTGATAAGCTCAGGGCAAAAATAATCGACGGCATGAAAGCAGTCGATCAAAAAGCGGGTGTTCTCATTCTGACAGACATGTTCGGCGGGACCCCGTCCAACCTGAGCTATTCATTTCTTGAAGAAGGCCGCGTTGAGGTCATATCCGGCGTCAATCTTCCGATTTTGATCAAGGCGATTAACACCCGCATTGAGATGGATTTGAATAAACTGGCCGACAGCCTGGAAGTTTACGGCAAGACAACCATCCGGCTGGCCAGTGGAATCCTCAAGGGCAACAAGCGGGGTTAG
- a CDS encoding HAD-IIIA family hydrolase, producing the protein MQHWQQHLDKLKRIRLLLLDVDGVMTDGSIIYVAQDQEIKRFHVRDGLGIRLAMRAGINVGVVTGRQSEALMNRCRNLGIGLIYAGVSDKAALLDRIVAQTAVQAENIAFVGDDLVDLPLMQKIGLSVAVADAHEVVKAHADLITSAPGGAGAVREICEALLKSQGHWESILKEFM; encoded by the coding sequence ATGCAGCACTGGCAACAACACTTGGACAAACTTAAACGGATCCGGCTGCTGTTGCTGGACGTGGACGGTGTCATGACCGACGGCAGTATCATCTATGTCGCCCAAGACCAGGAGATCAAGCGGTTTCACGTTAGAGACGGCCTGGGGATCCGGCTGGCGATGCGGGCCGGAATTAACGTCGGCGTGGTCACGGGCCGGCAATCGGAGGCCCTCATGAACCGCTGTCGGAACCTGGGGATTGGGTTGATATACGCCGGTGTCAGCGACAAGGCGGCCCTGCTGGACCGGATCGTGGCCCAGACGGCGGTTCAGGCTGAAAACATTGCGTTTGTCGGCGATGATCTGGTGGATTTGCCGCTGATGCAAAAAATCGGGCTGTCTGTCGCGGTGGCCGATGCCCATGAAGTCGTCAAGGCCCATGCCGATCTGATTACATCCGCTCCCGGCGGGGCCGGCGCCGTCAGGGAAATTTGTGAAGCGCTTTTAAAAAGCCAGGGCCATTGGGAGTCTATATTAAAAGAATTTATGTAG
- the lptC gene encoding LPS export ABC transporter periplasmic protein LptC: protein MQIRKTKIILILLILIVAGVVVSVFVDYRKVLDKVDTSFLPDDTGVTLSMKRLRQSATRDGIKEWSLDAGSAQFVDNKKQAILKDLSVTFYPKNGPPVFVTADEGILKIDSNDIEASGNVVVKREGYRLDTESIQYEHSRRMIHASRPVKITAEAFDLAADAMSFELDSKKTQFRGNVRGTIRDHISL, encoded by the coding sequence ATGCAGATTCGGAAAACAAAAATAATCCTGATCCTCTTGATACTGATAGTTGCGGGTGTTGTGGTATCGGTGTTTGTAGATTATCGCAAGGTTCTCGACAAAGTGGATACGTCTTTTTTACCCGATGACACCGGCGTCACTTTGTCCATGAAACGTCTGCGACAGTCGGCAACCCGGGACGGAATAAAGGAGTGGAGCCTGGATGCGGGTTCGGCCCAATTTGTCGACAACAAAAAACAGGCCATATTAAAGGACCTGTCAGTGACATTTTATCCCAAAAATGGGCCGCCGGTATTTGTAACCGCGGATGAGGGCATATTAAAAATAGATTCAAATGATATTGAAGCTTCGGGCAATGTTGTGGTAAAAAGAGAAGGCTACCGACTCGATACCGAAAGTATTCAATACGAACACAGCCGGCGTATGATCCATGCCAGCCGGCCGGTCAAAATTACCGCCGAGGCTTTTGATCTGGCGGCCGATGCAATGTCCTTTGAGTTGGATTCCAAAAAAACCCAGTTCAGGGGTAATGTCCGGGGGACGATTCGTGACCATATTTCCTTGTAA
- the raiA gene encoding ribosome-associated translation inhibitor RaiA produces the protein MQTSVTFKNLDPSDHLKSYAGEKLDRLDKFLDNPAEASVVLTIEKFRHIAEITVMGDRLNLIGKEETNDMYSAIDMALDKLEKQIKKSKQKIRARRGGSKTSAKELLAEAIATPKEGPAGQIKIKNIEYKPMDIEEAVLQMNLVTDNFLVFTNARTNQVNVLYRRKDGDYGLIQPSV, from the coding sequence ATGCAGACATCAGTGACATTTAAGAACCTTGATCCGTCTGACCATTTGAAATCCTATGCAGGCGAAAAGCTTGATCGATTGGATAAATTTCTCGACAACCCGGCAGAGGCCAGCGTGGTGCTTACCATTGAAAAGTTCCGCCACATTGCTGAAATAACCGTCATGGGCGACCGGTTGAACCTGATCGGAAAGGAAGAAACCAACGACATGTATTCCGCCATTGATATGGCGCTGGATAAGCTTGAAAAACAGATTAAAAAAAGCAAACAGAAGATAAGGGCGCGAAGGGGCGGCTCAAAAACCAGCGCCAAAGAGCTGCTGGCCGAGGCTATCGCAACACCCAAGGAAGGTCCGGCAGGGCAGATTAAAATTAAAAATATCGAATACAAGCCCATGGACATCGAAGAAGCGGTGTTGCAGATGAACCTGGTGACAGATAATTTCCTGGTGTTCACCAATGCCCGCACCAATCAGGTCAATGTGCTCTATCGTCGCAAGGATGGAGACTACGGTTTGATTCAGCCCAGCGTTTAA
- the rimI gene encoding ribosomal protein S18-alanine N-acetyltransferase has protein sequence MESSRATSGVSLLLGVFTAITEPDIDAILPIESHSFQRPWGRGSFLSELEMPGAENLAVRYTDYGGHERIVAYIFFRLAADEMHILKIAVASEWRCQGIATVLMEKSLALAEHKGGSVAYLEMRPGNTAAVMLYRKLGFRVIGKRTNYYSETGEDALVMSKTIREVV, from the coding sequence GTGGAATCCTCAAGGGCAACAAGCGGGGTTAGTCTTTTGCTGGGGGTGTTCACTGCGATTACAGAACCGGATATCGACGCCATTCTTCCCATAGAAAGTCATTCTTTTCAGCGGCCCTGGGGGCGCGGGTCTTTTTTAAGTGAACTGGAAATGCCCGGGGCTGAAAATTTAGCCGTTCGCTATACGGACTACGGCGGCCATGAGCGTATCGTTGCATATATTTTTTTCCGGCTGGCGGCGGATGAAATGCATATCCTAAAAATAGCGGTGGCGTCTGAGTGGCGCTGCCAGGGGATTGCTACAGTTTTAATGGAAAAAAGCCTGGCGCTGGCCGAACACAAAGGCGGCAGCGTGGCTTATCTTGAAATGCGGCCCGGGAATACGGCTGCCGTAATGCTGTATCGTAAACTCGGGTTCCGTGTGATTGGCAAGCGCACGAATTATTATTCAGAAACCGGTGAAGATGCACTGGTGATGAGCAAAACAATAAGGGAGGTTGTATGA
- the rapZ gene encoding RNase adapter RapZ, giving the protein MKNLKIIIITGLSGSGKSEALAAFEDAGYYCVDNMPVALLPKFLELPTKRSPEIAGLVFVMDLRETNFLSRYPGVFQHLRQLGYDFDVLFLEADDETLLRRFSQTRRHHPLSQGKSLLDDIRTEREQLKDLRVAAAKVIDTSTYNVHEFKTVIRDIARKNQTRAPMRIHIQSFGFKFGLPLDADLVVDVRFLANPYFVPALKPLDGETDAVRDYVSKGPETRAFLAKYLELLDYLLPLYEKEGKSYITIAVGCTGGRHRSVVIARALYEHIAESGKQVEILHRDIANP; this is encoded by the coding sequence TTGAAAAATTTAAAGATAATCATTATCACGGGCTTGTCCGGATCCGGTAAAAGCGAGGCGTTGGCTGCATTTGAAGACGCCGGATATTACTGCGTTGACAACATGCCGGTGGCGCTGCTGCCCAAGTTTTTAGAGCTGCCCACTAAACGTTCTCCTGAAATTGCCGGCCTTGTTTTTGTGATGGACCTGCGGGAAACAAATTTTTTATCCAGGTATCCGGGCGTTTTTCAGCACCTGCGGCAGCTGGGCTATGATTTTGATGTCCTTTTTCTGGAGGCGGATGACGAAACACTCTTGCGTCGCTTCAGCCAGACACGGCGGCATCACCCCCTGTCCCAGGGGAAAAGCCTCCTGGACGACATTCGCACCGAAAGGGAACAGCTCAAGGATTTGAGGGTCGCTGCAGCCAAAGTGATCGACACCTCTACCTATAATGTTCATGAGTTCAAAACGGTGATACGCGATATTGCGCGCAAGAACCAAACACGGGCGCCGATGCGAATTCATATCCAGTCGTTCGGCTTTAAGTTCGGGCTTCCCCTTGATGCGGATTTGGTTGTGGATGTCCGCTTTCTGGCAAATCCGTATTTTGTACCGGCGCTCAAACCGCTGGATGGTGAAACCGACGCTGTTAGAGATTACGTGTCCAAAGGGCCGGAAACCCGTGCTTTTTTGGCGAAATATTTGGAATTGCTTGACTATTTGCTGCCGCTGTACGAAAAGGAGGGCAAGTCCTATATTACCATTGCTGTGGGCTGCACCGGGGGTCGGCACCGGTCGGTGGTCATTGCCAGAGCGCTATATGAGCATATTGCGGAGTCCGGAAAACAGGTTGAAATTTTGCACCGGGATATTGCCAACCCATAG
- the lptA gene encoding lipopolysaccharide transport periplasmic protein LptA, which translates to MTIFPCKRFIFRLLMAGTAALVLTIYLANQGESAQNSAPIPDTADQKEKIHVVADLLTTNSEARFAEFVGNVRATQGDTVITSDRLKIFYTERAAESKNSPAGEDAIKRIVATGNVKISFDNRVATAQEAVYNTESKIMVLSGPQSKITSGTDSITGEKITYNRADGRITVESGRNSRVEAVFHSGGGGIR; encoded by the coding sequence GTGACCATATTTCCTTGTAAACGATTTATTTTCAGGCTGCTGATGGCGGGTACTGCGGCGCTGGTGCTGACAATTTATTTGGCAAACCAAGGGGAATCAGCGCAGAATTCCGCCCCAATCCCGGATACGGCCGATCAAAAGGAGAAAATACACGTTGTCGCCGATTTGCTGACGACCAACAGTGAAGCCCGTTTTGCTGAATTTGTCGGGAATGTACGGGCGACCCAGGGGGATACGGTGATTACATCCGACCGGCTTAAAATATTTTATACGGAAAGAGCGGCGGAGTCAAAGAATTCTCCTGCCGGTGAAGACGCCATTAAAAGGATCGTTGCAACCGGAAACGTAAAGATTTCTTTTGACAACAGAGTTGCGACGGCTCAGGAGGCCGTTTATAATACCGAGTCGAAGATCATGGTATTATCCGGACCCCAATCGAAAATAACCAGCGGGACCGATTCCATCACGGGTGAAAAGATTACTTACAACCGGGCCGATGGCCGGATTACGGTTGAAAGCGGCCGCAATTCCCGCGTGGAAGCCGTCTTTCACTCCGGTGGCGGCGGCATTCGCTGA
- the rpoN gene encoding RNA polymerase factor sigma-54: MAFELRQQLKLSQQLIMTPQLQMAIKLLQLSRLELVETIHQELEENPALEEISEGTPEDQSSEEAENPPEIESPEREVTIEEKIIEDIDWSNFIDEYNAPGKISYETESKEAPRFESFVAQKESLSEHLLWQLMMSFPSKDEKEIGSLIIGNLNKDGYLEMPFDELVRQSGAAPEEVGRILTLMQTFNPIGVCARDLQECLLIQAKHLGLSDTIVCDIISQHLNHLENKNYKAICSALKANIDEVISAVEVIKGLEPRPGQQFSDEEPHYITPDIYVYKMDDEFVIVINDDGMPKLRVSSFYRNAMSGEGKVKDQAKEYLQDKLRSATWLIRSIHQRQKTIYRVMESIVRFQGDFFEKGIAHLKPMVLRDVALDIGMHESTISRVTTNKYAYTPQGIFELKYFFNSSISRVHGDAIASASVQDKIRQIIEGEDPRKPYSDSKITDILKGENIDIARRTVAKYREMLKVLPSSKRKQY, encoded by the coding sequence ATGGCGTTTGAACTTCGACAACAACTCAAATTATCCCAGCAGCTGATCATGACACCCCAGCTGCAAATGGCCATTAAGCTGCTGCAGTTGTCACGGCTTGAGCTGGTGGAAACCATCCACCAGGAGTTGGAGGAAAACCCGGCCCTTGAAGAGATCAGCGAGGGAACGCCCGAGGATCAATCCTCGGAGGAAGCTGAAAACCCTCCGGAAATTGAATCGCCCGAACGAGAAGTGACGATCGAGGAAAAAATTATCGAAGATATTGACTGGAGCAATTTTATCGATGAATACAATGCTCCCGGCAAAATCAGCTACGAAACAGAGTCCAAAGAGGCGCCCCGCTTCGAATCTTTCGTGGCCCAGAAAGAATCGTTGAGCGAACACTTGCTCTGGCAGCTGATGATGTCTTTTCCATCCAAGGATGAAAAAGAGATCGGCAGCCTGATTATCGGCAACCTCAATAAGGACGGGTATCTTGAAATGCCGTTTGACGAGCTTGTCCGACAGAGCGGCGCCGCACCCGAAGAAGTCGGCCGGATTTTAACCCTGATGCAGACGTTTAACCCCATCGGGGTATGTGCCAGGGATTTACAGGAATGTCTTCTCATCCAGGCAAAGCATCTGGGTCTTTCCGATACGATCGTATGCGATATCATATCGCAGCACCTCAATCATCTTGAGAACAAAAATTACAAGGCCATTTGCAGCGCGCTGAAAGCGAATATCGATGAAGTCATTTCAGCCGTTGAAGTCATCAAGGGGCTGGAGCCGAGACCCGGCCAGCAATTCAGCGATGAAGAACCCCATTATATTACCCCTGATATCTATGTTTATAAAATGGATGATGAATTTGTCATCGTTATCAACGATGACGGCATGCCGAAACTGCGGGTCAGTTCCTTTTACAGAAACGCCATGAGCGGCGAGGGCAAGGTTAAGGATCAGGCCAAGGAGTATCTCCAGGACAAACTGCGGTCAGCCACCTGGCTGATCCGGAGTATTCATCAGCGACAGAAAACCATTTACCGGGTGATGGAGAGCATCGTGCGGTTTCAAGGCGATTTTTTCGAAAAGGGGATTGCCCACCTTAAACCGATGGTCCTCAGGGACGTCGCCCTGGATATCGGCATGCATGAATCCACCATCAGCAGGGTGACGACCAATAAATACGCCTATACCCCCCAGGGCATTTTTGAATTGAAATATTTTTTTAATAGTTCTATTAGTCGGGTCCACGGCGACGCCATCGCTTCGGCCAGTGTCCAGGACAAAATCAGGCAGATCATTGAAGGCGAGGACCCCCGTAAACCATACAGCGACAGTAAGATAACAGACATTTTAAAGGGTGAGAACATTGACATTGCACGGCGAACTGTCGCAAAATATCGTGAAATGTTAAAAGTCTTACCATCCAGTAAACGCAAACAATATTAA
- a CDS encoding homocysteine biosynthesis protein: MKKNKINKTYQEINAKIKSGKVVVVTAEEIIGIVREHGAIEAARQVDVVTTGTFAPMCSSGAFINFGHSVPTLKASKVWLNNVPAYAGLAAVDCYIGATEPCEDDPLNKVYPGDFNYGGGHVIQDLLEAKKVYLKASAYGTSCYPNRMTEKEISLAKLPNAILCNPRNGYQNYNCAINFTQKTIYTYMGVLKPKGANANYCSAGQLSPLLNDPFYKTIGLGTRIFLGGAAGYVTWHGTQHKPAVKRTKKGVPLSPAGTLWVMGDLKNMSAEWLKGVSIQGYGCSLAVGMGIPIPILNEEIVKYTAVSDEDIFTQVIDYGNDYPMGVGKSYGRVSYAELKSGVITVKGEKVPTVPLSSVVKAREIAAILKDWIQKGNFTLGEPQFTLPGSENPV; encoded by the coding sequence ATGAAAAAAAATAAAATCAACAAAACCTATCAGGAAATCAACGCCAAGATTAAATCCGGCAAGGTGGTGGTCGTAACAGCCGAAGAGATCATCGGCATTGTCAGGGAACACGGCGCCATCGAAGCCGCCAGACAGGTGGACGTGGTCACCACCGGCACATTTGCACCGATGTGCTCATCCGGCGCGTTTATCAACTTCGGCCATAGCGTTCCCACCCTCAAAGCCTCCAAGGTCTGGCTCAATAACGTCCCGGCCTATGCCGGCCTGGCAGCCGTTGATTGCTATATCGGCGCCACCGAACCCTGTGAAGACGACCCCTTGAACAAGGTTTATCCCGGAGATTTTAACTATGGCGGCGGCCATGTCATCCAGGACCTGCTGGAAGCTAAGAAAGTGTATTTAAAGGCCAGCGCCTACGGAACGTCGTGCTACCCGAACCGCATGACTGAAAAAGAAATTTCCCTGGCCAAGCTGCCCAATGCGATCCTGTGCAATCCCAGAAACGGCTATCAGAACTATAATTGCGCCATCAATTTTACCCAAAAAACCATCTATACGTATATGGGGGTTTTGAAACCCAAAGGCGCCAATGCCAACTATTGCTCGGCGGGTCAGCTCAGTCCGCTCCTGAACGATCCCTTTTACAAAACCATCGGACTCGGCACCCGAATCTTCCTGGGGGGCGCTGCCGGTTATGTCACCTGGCACGGCACCCAGCACAAGCCGGCCGTTAAACGGACGAAAAAAGGCGTACCGCTTTCACCGGCCGGAACCCTCTGGGTTATGGGCGATCTGAAGAATATGAGCGCCGAGTGGTTAAAAGGGGTCAGCATTCAGGGCTACGGCTGTTCCCTGGCCGTGGGGATGGGAATTCCGATCCCCATCCTGAACGAAGAAATCGTTAAATACACGGCCGTATCGGACGAAGACATCTTCACCCAGGTCATTGATTACGGCAACGACTACCCCATGGGTGTCGGCAAAAGCTATGGCCGGGTGAGTTATGCCGAGTTGAAAAGCGGCGTCATCACGGTCAAGGGAGAAAAAGTGCCGACGGTGCCGCTCTCCAGCGTGGTCAAGGCCCGTGAAATTGCCGCAATCTTGAAAGACTGGATTCAAAAAGGTAATTTTACCCTGGGCGAACCCCAGTTCACCCTGCCCGGTTCCGAAAATCCGGTTTAA
- the kdsA gene encoding 3-deoxy-8-phosphooctulonate synthase yields MKKVVQIDDIIIGAGAPLALIAGPCVIEDPETTLTIASALKDLARKLNFPFIFKASYDKANRTSLNSYRGPGLNRGLEILAQIKAELGVKVLSDVHTIDEIGPAAKVLDILQVPAFLCRQTDFILEIAKTGKPINIKKGQFLAPWDIINVAEKATSTGNTQLLITERGAMFGYNNLVVDFRGIKIIQDTGWPVIFDATHSVQLPGGAGTSSGGQREFAPLLARAAVAAGADGVFLEVHSDPERALCDGPNSLKLDTLELLLTQLQSIRAALDS; encoded by the coding sequence ATGAAGAAAGTAGTACAGATTGACGATATTATCATCGGCGCGGGCGCGCCCCTGGCCCTGATTGCGGGCCCCTGTGTGATTGAAGACCCTGAAACCACCTTAACCATTGCGTCCGCCCTCAAGGACCTGGCCCGGAAGTTAAACTTTCCCTTTATATTCAAGGCGTCTTACGACAAGGCCAATCGGACATCCCTCAATTCCTACCGAGGGCCCGGTTTAAATCGGGGGCTGGAAATACTGGCGCAAATCAAGGCAGAGCTGGGCGTAAAGGTGCTTTCCGATGTCCACACCATTGATGAAATTGGACCGGCCGCAAAGGTGCTGGACATCCTCCAGGTGCCGGCTTTTTTGTGCCGCCAGACGGATTTTATTCTGGAAATTGCCAAAACAGGAAAGCCGATTAATATCAAAAAGGGTCAGTTTCTAGCCCCCTGGGACATTATCAATGTGGCGGAAAAGGCGACTTCGACGGGCAATACGCAGCTGCTGATTACCGAACGGGGGGCCATGTTCGGGTATAACAATCTGGTGGTTGATTTTCGCGGCATCAAGATTATTCAGGACACCGGCTGGCCGGTCATTTTCGACGCCACCCACAGCGTTCAGCTGCCGGGCGGGGCAGGGACCTCCTCCGGCGGACAGCGGGAGTTTGCACCGCTGCTTGCCAGGGCTGCGGTTGCCGCCGGCGCTGACGGCGTATTTTTAGAAGTCCACAGCGATCCGGAGCGGGCGCTCTGCGACGGACCCAATTCCCTGAAGCTGGACACCCTTGAGCTCCTGCTGACGCAGCTTCAGTCGATCCGGGCGGCGTTGGACAGTTGA
- a CDS encoding M23 family metallopeptidase, with translation MKLKDIKFRTWLIALGAFIIAAPLVWMMLARLEGTNPAVVLEPGYLSLGPSQEIAITATDAKTGLRKAWVGLLKDGKETVLFQKEYPSPGITGSGRVVQDTFSVRIEPKKLGITDGKAVLRLALWDNSWRGWMQGNKAYVEKDVSIDTVPPRIRVLTRFHNISQGGAGLVIYSLTEPCPRNGVYIGDNFFAGYPGNFNDKRIHMAYFALNYSQGPETEFYITAADAAGNSARSGFPHYVRKRSFKKDVIALSDSFLSWKMPEFDVPGAQNAELSLSEKFLKVNRDLRQSSYQELIKATGTTEPNLLWTGDFLRLPNSARQAGFADHRAYNYNGRTIDRQVHLGVDLASTAHSPVPAANSGKVAFVGDIGIYGRTVVIDHGFGLFSMYSHLSGADVQSGETVENGKIIGNTGVTGLAGGDHLHFGMMIQHAFVDPIEWWDAAWIKNNITDKISSVKSTLGVE, from the coding sequence TTGAAACTTAAAGATATAAAATTTAGAACGTGGCTGATTGCTTTGGGCGCTTTCATTATTGCAGCACCCCTTGTGTGGATGATGCTGGCCCGCTTGGAAGGCACAAATCCGGCGGTTGTTCTGGAGCCGGGATACTTGTCGCTGGGCCCATCCCAGGAAATCGCCATTACGGCAACGGACGCTAAAACCGGCTTGCGAAAAGCCTGGGTCGGCCTGCTGAAAGACGGTAAAGAAACCGTCCTGTTTCAAAAAGAGTATCCTTCACCCGGCATTACCGGAAGCGGTCGTGTGGTGCAGGACACCTTCAGCGTCCGGATCGAGCCGAAAAAGCTGGGAATCACCGACGGCAAGGCGGTTTTGCGGTTGGCCCTGTGGGACAATTCCTGGCGCGGCTGGATGCAGGGGAATAAAGCGTACGTTGAAAAGGACGTCAGCATTGATACGGTACCGCCCAGAATACGGGTCTTGACCCGCTTTCACAATATTTCCCAGGGCGGCGCCGGCCTGGTAATATACAGCTTGACGGAGCCCTGCCCGCGCAACGGTGTTTATATCGGTGATAATTTTTTCGCCGGATATCCCGGCAACTTTAACGACAAAAGAATCCATATGGCTTATTTCGCCCTGAACTATTCCCAGGGGCCGGAGACCGAATTTTATATCACTGCTGCCGACGCTGCCGGCAACAGTGCCCGGTCGGGATTTCCGCATTATGTCCGCAAACGATCCTTTAAAAAGGACGTCATCGCGCTTTCGGACAGCTTCCTGAGCTGGAAGATGCCGGAGTTTGATGTGCCGGGCGCACAAAACGCCGAACTGTCTCTTTCTGAAAAGTTCCTGAAAGTCAACCGGGATCTGCGCCAGTCCAGCTATCAGGAGCTCATTAAAGCGACCGGGACAACCGAACCGAATCTGTTGTGGACGGGAGATTTTCTGAGGCTGCCGAACTCGGCCCGGCAGGCGGGGTTTGCCGATCACCGCGCGTACAATTACAACGGCCGAACCATTGACCGCCAGGTGCACCTTGGCGTCGACCTGGCCTCCACGGCCCACTCCCCTGTTCCGGCAGCCAACAGCGGCAAGGTTGCCTTTGTGGGCGACATCGGCATCTACGGCAGGACCGTTGTCATCGATCACGGCTTCGGGCTGTTCAGCATGTACTCCCATCTGAGCGGTGCGGATGTGCAAAGCGGTGAAACGGTCGAAAATGGAAAAATTATCGGAAACACCGGGGTGACGGGACTTGCCGGCGGCGATCACCTCCATTTCGGCATGATGATCCAGCATGCCTTTGTCGACCCGATTGAATGGTGGGATGCCGCCTGGATCAAAAACAACATTACCGATAAAATCAGTTCGGTAAAATCAACCCTCGGTGTGGAGTAG
- a CDS encoding PTS sugar transporter subunit IIA, with product MKILDVLQKEAILPDLTSRDKKGVIEELVSPVTRIADVNQEDLVRVLMDRERLGSTGIGGGIGIPHGKLRGLESLIVSFGLSRKGVDFESMDGRPTHIFFLLITPENSTGLHLKLLARISKILKNDLFKAKLLKAADRDEIFDAIKEEDDEF from the coding sequence ATGAAGATCTTGGATGTATTGCAAAAAGAAGCGATTTTGCCGGACTTAACCTCCCGGGATAAAAAAGGGGTTATCGAAGAATTGGTCTCTCCTGTGACCCGAATAGCCGATGTCAATCAAGAGGATCTCGTAAGGGTTCTCATGGATCGGGAAAGGCTGGGCAGCACGGGTATCGGCGGCGGTATCGGCATTCCCCATGGCAAACTAAGGGGTCTGGAGTCTCTGATTGTGAGTTTCGGTCTGAGCCGGAAAGGTGTGGATTTTGAATCCATGGATGGTCGTCCGACCCATATTTTTTTCCTTTTGATTACGCCGGAAAATTCAACCGGACTGCATTTAAAGCTGCTGGCTCGGATTTCCAAGATTTTAAAAAACGATTTGTTCAAGGCAAAGCTTCTGAAAGCGGCCGACCGTGACGAAATTTTTGATGCCATCAAGGAAGAGGATGACGAGTTTTAA